A genomic window from Aethina tumida isolate Nest 87 chromosome 4, icAetTumi1.1, whole genome shotgun sequence includes:
- the LOC109607403 gene encoding protein kinase C-binding protein 1 isoform X1 yields MSEEDGVALPDPTTLPEEEPEVQQEPAPTTEEQEVEPEAVENYVEEEIDEEEEEEEEEEEEDEEENVPETEPDQPVESQERQQETQEDSKSIPDTTSTNDTESNADISDFNLDDNADNSRRSKRELKMLLALSKEANLNTNISHKRKTTENTKYKDIFDSPKSKKSSREGSYPVTAESELDVGPTTAETAPVVTPMKRKRDSIGEPSTGGATDDVPKKNRKSLSAGFIMFKENKDIFCWRCHKDDVNIACETCPRSYHQKCLKQTITDTEHWPCPECVAILKAESTQTSDDCRSEAMRGMDLEHLCSLLKYAAKRMIQCGGSEPFLHAVNENDFPDYKRYIIQPMDLTTLEKNIQQNIYGSTQAFEADAKWILHNCVIFNSCWRALDQSKLTSVAKTILKICKQEMAEIENCPSCYLNANTKKDTWFVEACPKPHLLLWAKLKGFPYWPAKLMCSNNAGLVDVRFFGAHDKAWVSYKDCYLYSLKDPNSYKQKRYDIDQCTKELDIYVSNLKAVFGEVSLAPFKTPLDPDDEMRQLRQLLPNYDPAIDYKEVIRGMRSEGPYVADVNISAVGSNEPPSERSAGGDTSIVGYGTDDESRSEEVSRHMRPMLMDESDDETPTSGNVAARDTTEKSLVIRRRSSDVSVKRSSSDDDKPGTQRRRNSEIDIKINRTSEVSKQNIEADEESLPLSPKKKLKITDKLIKRLSDGDKVNDKETDDTTTADVGTEEAKQDSNETDDTNTDEKPPEDDKMKYPKNPRVEWMKIDDEDRPTKIKIKLAGLTGLGRKLSKGEKQLSREEKEKRRSKSREQSPLKVQHEPTEDPPKTPNSEETISSHVENEETVNSSSMEVNNEAGETVTTEVIEPPPSVNSSEVTITRKRKASESREETKAKPIKILCVEDLHKLTDKPKENSDKENAETTPEDIEIKSEPDSSEEGDAEYMEKKRKYLSALNISERSNDAVKTNSKSNEIRTRSKTEEKANKVKAKDKDKDKEVNNVHQNNDDGEIKEKPHKEKKKSHNSRKSDASDIQVKSFAKLTTKERARKTFPTPNFIKIKKPGDVLTFTPDKRLQEKTNSTVAKSSTGTAIQTTSPSQPIVTLAKVPTSMAVTLTPSSSQPTKQPQQPMTTVSLPQLFVPPLEPIRTSVPSKTDGMRMVFLGPHSQDVVLIPSNQTITYANSSTPMFSLLPPPLTASNAAIQLPISTTTTFQLPKTSTEPTPVVTLQAKVPQKQNADADTATPPPSNILLTSLLEKRGASAPSSDVIGTEEEPNADPATASAQKDIANDMNALNCFMPEQVSRAVSDLLCRPPPKLKPRPPGALSCNFDEGLPSSAGRVTSKINSVAHKLGDYFRGLLIETIENLGADNSPEARITSLRMEIENLKHKHEIEMLEIRKNVSVITEDIQRGIAEERERLIAQTRAECELETIKRVAEAKSKQWCAVCLEEAQFYCCWNTSYCSFNCQDKHWPSHMTKCTQNSNSSQQKQASATTAAATTSSSQNRSPAQPIVLRPANPPPKHQSVGRIITSKPTKLYMNRVGTPSKTNFKQNGNHLTLVEASPGNFELRATNGVPISMSGKTIITTPTLLTKIKSGSVTLTTTNSSSPSQKSVLKESPNTDRAQVISDDEDSE; encoded by the exons ATGTCGGAGGAAGACGGCGTTGCACTTCCAGATCCGACTACATTGCCTGAGGAGGAACCAGAAGTGCAACAAGAACCTGCGCCAACGACTGAGGAACAAGAGGTAGAGCCTGAAGCGGTCGAGAACTATGTCGAAGAGGAAATAGATGAAGAAGAGgaagaggaggaggaggaggaggaggaggatgAGGAGGAAAACGTTCCAGAAACAGAGCCTGACCAACCGGTGGAGTCCCAGGAGAGACAACAAGAGACACAGGAGGATTCCAAATCGATTCCCGACACCACTTCCACAAATGACACGGAAAGCAACGCCGACATTAGCGACTTTAATCTGGATGATAACGCCGACAACTCGCGGAGGTCGAAACGTGAACTGAAAATGCTGCTGGCACTGTCCAAGGAGGCAAATCTCAACACCAACATATCGCACAAACGAAAAACGACCGAAAACACCAAATACAAGGACATATTCGATAGTCCGAAAAGCAAGAAGTCGTCGCGTGAAGGTTCGTATCCGGTGACGGCGGAAAGCGAGTTGGATGTGGGACCAACTACAGCAGAGACAGCCCCAGTGGTCACCCCAATGAAACGGAAAAGAGATAGTATCGGCGAGCCTTCTACAGGTGGCGCCACAGATGACGTTCCCAAAAAGAACAGGAAATCTCTCAGTGCAGGATTTATCatgtttaaa GAGAACAAGGACATATTCTGCTGGAGGTGTCACAAAGATGATGTCAACATTGCTTGTGAAACATGTCCCAGGTCATACCATCAGAAATGTCTTAAACAGACCATAACTGATACTGAGCACTGGCCCTGTCCAGAATGTGTGGCCATTCTCAAGGCAGAAAGCACTCAGACCAG TGATGATTGCAGGTCAGAAGCTATGCGAGGCATGGACCTGGAGCATCTGTGTAGCCTGCTGAAGTACGCTGCCAAAAGAATGATCCAATGTGGAGGG TCGGAACCCTTTTTGCACGCCGTCAATGAGAACGACTTCCCGGACTACAAGCGGTACATCATTCAGCCCATGGATCTGACCACGCTCGAAAAGAACATCCAGCAGAACATCTACGGCAGCACGCAGGCTTTCGAGGCGGATGCCAAATGGATCCTGCATAACTGCGTCATTTTTAATTCGT GTTGGCGCGCCCTAGATCAATCGAAACTGACGTCGGTTGCGAAAACAATCCTCAAGATATGCAAGCAGGAGATGGCAGAAATCGAGAACTGTCCCTCGTGCTATCTCAACGCGAACACAAAAAAAGACACGTGGTTTGTGGAGGCGTGTCCCAAACCGCATCTTTTACTCTGGGCCAAACTTAAAG GATTCCCTTATTGGCCGGCGAAATTGATGTGCTCAAATAATGCCGGATTGGTGGACGTTAGGTTTTTTGGTGCTCACGATAAAGCTTGGGTCTCGTATAAGGATTGCTATTTGTACTCGCTGAAGGACCCTAACAGCTACAAGCAGAAACGCTACGACATCGACCAGTGCACCAAG GAGTTGGACATCTACGTAAGTAACCTAAAAGCGGTGTTTGGTGAAGTGTCACTCGCGCCGTTCAAAACGCCATTGGACCCGGACGATGAGATGCGCCAGCTGCGCCAGCTGCTGCCCAACTACGACCCGGCGATCGATTACAAGGAGGTGATTCGGGGCATGCGCTCGGAAGGTCCGTACGTCGCGGACGTCAACATCTCAGCAGTCGGGTCGAACGAGCCACCGTCGGAACGGAGTGCCGGTGGCGACACCTCGATTGTGGGGTACGGCACGGACGATGAGAGCCGATCGGAGGAAGTGAGCAGGCACATGCGCCCCATGTTGATGGACGAGAGCGACGACGAGACTCCTACATCAGGCAACGTCGCCGCTCGTGACACAACAG aAAAATCACTTGTAATACGTAGAAGATCATCTGACGTTAGTGTCAAACGTTCGTCTAGCGACGATGACAAGCCAGGAACTCAACGACGTCGTAACAGTGagattgatataaaaataaaccggACATCTGAAGTATCCAAACAAAACATCGAGGCGGACGAAGAATCTCTGCCGCTTAGCCCCAAGAAGAAGCTTAAAATCACcgataaactaattaaacgtTTATCAGACGGTGACAAAGTGAATGACAAGGAGACTGACGATACCACAACAGCTGACGTAGGAACCGAAGAAGCGAAACAAGACTCGAACGAAACTGATGATACAAATACAGACGAGAAACCACCAGAAGACGACAAAATGAAGTACCCCAAAAATCCTAGAGTAGAATGGATGAAAATTGATGACGAAGACCGACCTACCAAGATCAAGATCAAACTAGCTGGTTTGACGGGCCTCGGTAGGAAATTATCAAAAGGGGAGAAACAATTAAGCCGAGAAGAAAAAGAGAAGCGCAGAAGCAAAAGCAGAGAACAATCCCCTTTAAAAGTACAACACGAACCTACCGAGGACCCGCCAAAAACTCCTAACTCAGAAGAAACAATTTCTTCACACGTCGAGAATGAAGAGACCGTTAATTCTAGTTCCATGGAAGTGAATAACGAAGCCGGTGAAACTGTAACCACGGAAGTTATCGAACCCCCTCCGTCAGTGAACTCATCGGAAGTGACCATCACCAGAAAACGCAAGGCGAGTGAAAGTCGGGAAGAGACTAAAGCGAAACCGATTAAGATTTTGTGCGTCGAAGATCTGCACAAACTGACGGACAAACCGAAAGAGAATTCGGATAAGGAGAATGCCGAAACGACACCCGAAGACATCGAAATCAAGAGCGAACCAGACAGTTCCGAGGAAGGAGATGCCGAGTATATGGAGAAGAAACGCAAGTATTTATCCGCTTTGAACATTTCGGAAAGGTCCAATGATGCGGTGAAGACAAACAGTAAGAGTAACGAAATCAGAACGAGATCCAAGACTGAAGAAAAGGCTAACAAGGTTAAAGCAAAAGACAAGGACAAAGACAAAGAAGTTAACAATGTCCATCAGAATAATGATGATGgtgaaattaaagaaaaaccaCATAAGGAAAAGAAAAAGTCACATAATTCaag AAAGAGCGACGCATCCGACATACAAGTAAAGTCTTTTGCCAAATTGACTACGAAGGAACGCGCTCGCAAGACGTTCCCCACTCCCaacttcatcaaaattaaaaagccCGGAGATGTCTTAACCTTCACCCCAGATAAACGACTCCAGGAAAAGACCAACAGCACGGTAGCGAAATCATCCACGGGAACTGCTATTCAAACGACATCCCCCAGTCAACCTATCGTCACCCTGGCGAAAGTGCCGACTTCGATGGCTGTCACCCTAACTCCGAGCTCATCGCAACCCACCAAGCAACCACAACAACCGATGACGACGGTGTCGCTGCCCCAACTATTCGTGCCGCCTCTCGAACCGATTCGTACGTCGGTGCCGTCCAAAACAGACGGCATGAGGATGGTTTTCCTCGGGCCGCATTCTCAAGACGTTGTTTTGATACCTTCCAATCAAACCATTACATACGCAAACTCCTCCACCCCCATGTTCTCACTG TTGCCTCCGCCACTAACGGCGTCGAACGCTGCCATTCAACTACCCATATCGACCACCACAACGTTCCAACTGCCCAAGACAAGCACCGAGCCGACTCCGGTCGTGACCCTGCAAGCGAAAGTGCCGCAAAAGCAGAACGCGGATGCGGACACTGCGACACCTCCGCCCAGCAACATCTTGCTGACCAGTTTGTTGGAGAAGCGCGGAGCCTCCGCACCGTCGTCGGACGTGATCGGCACCGAGGAGGAGCCGAACGCGGATCCTGCTACCGCTTCGGCGCAGAAGGACATCGCGAATGATATGAACGCGCTGAACTGTTTCATGCCGGAACAGGTATCGCGAGCGGTCAGCGATCTACTGTGCAGGCCTCCGCCAAAGCTGAAACCGCGACCGCCAGGCGCATTGAGTTGCAACTTCGACGAGGGCCTACCCAGTTCCGCCGGAAGGGTCACTTCCAAAATCAATTCTGTGGCTCACAAg tTGGGTGACTATTTCCGAGGTTTGCTCATTGAGACTATTGAAAATTTGGGCGCCGACAACAGCCCGGAGGCTAGGATTACGAGTCTGAGAATGGAAATAGAGAATTTGAAACACAAACACGAAATAGAAATGCTGGAAATCAGGAAAAACGTCTCGGTAATAACGGAGGACATCCAGCGAGGAATCGCCGAGGAACGGGAGAGACTCATCGCTCAGACCAGAGCGGAGTGCGAGTTGGAAACTATTAAGCGAGTAGCCGAAgcaaaatctaaacaatg GTGTGCGGTTTGTTTAGAGGAGGCccagttttattgttgttggaACACGAGTTATTGCTCGTTCAACTGTCAGGACAAACACTGgccgtcacacatgacaaagTGCACGCAGAACAGCAACAGCTCTCAACAGAAACAGGCGTCGGCAACAACAGCGGCGGCGACCACTTCATCGTCGCAAAACAGGTCGCCCGCCCAACCTATAGTATTGAGGCCGGCGAATCCGCCGCCTAAACATCAATCAGTCGGG CGCATTATTACAAGTAAACCAACAAAATTGTACATGAACCGAGTAGGGACGCCTTCAAAAACAAACTTTAAG CAAAACGGCAACCACTTAACGTTAGTGGAGGCGTCGCCGGGAAACTTCGAATTACGTGCAACAAATGGAGTGCCCATTTCGATGTCAGGCAAGACCATCATCACAACGCCAACGCTCCTGACGAAAATAAAGTCCGGCAGCGTCACGTTGACTACTACAAATTCGAGCAGTCCCTCTCAGAAGAGTGTTTTAAAAGAGAGTCCGAACACCGATCGGGCTCAGGTTATTTCTGATGATGAGGATTCCGAATAG
- the LOC109607403 gene encoding protein kinase C-binding protein 1 isoform X3, with the protein MSEEDGVALPDPTTLPEEEPEVQQEPAPTTEEQEVEPEAVENYVEEEIDEEEEEEEEEEEEDEEENVPETEPDQPVESQERQQETQEDSKSIPDTTSTNDTESNADISDFNLDDNADNSRRSKRELKMLLALSKEANLNTNISHKRKTTENTKYKDIFDSPKSKKSSREGSYPVTAESELDVGPTTAETAPVVTPMKRKRDSIGEPSTGGATDDVPKKNRKSLSAGFIMFKENKDIFCWRCHKDDVNIACETCPRSYHQKCLKQTITDTEHWPCPECVAILKAESTQTSDDCRSEAMRGMDLEHLCSLLKYAAKRMIQCGGSEPFLHAVNENDFPDYKRYIIQPMDLTTLEKNIQQNIYGSTQAFEADAKWILHNCVIFNSYQSKLTSVAKTILKICKQEMAEIENCPSCYLNANTKKDTWFVEACPKPHLLLWAKLKGFPYWPAKLMCSNNAGLVDVRFFGAHDKAWVSYKDCYLYSLKDPNSYKQKRYDIDQCTKELDIYVSNLKAVFGEVSLAPFKTPLDPDDEMRQLRQLLPNYDPAIDYKEVIRGMRSEGPYVADVNISAVGSNEPPSERSAGGDTSIVGYGTDDESRSEEVSRHMRPMLMDESDDETPTSGNVAARDTTEKSLVIRRRSSDVSVKRSSSDDDKPGTQRRRNSEIDIKINRTSEVSKQNIEADEESLPLSPKKKLKITDKLIKRLSDGDKVNDKETDDTTTADVGTEEAKQDSNETDDTNTDEKPPEDDKMKYPKNPRVEWMKIDDEDRPTKIKIKLAGLTGLGRKLSKGEKQLSREEKEKRRSKSREQSPLKVQHEPTEDPPKTPNSEETISSHVENEETVNSSSMEVNNEAGETVTTEVIEPPPSVNSSEVTITRKRKASESREETKAKPIKILCVEDLHKLTDKPKENSDKENAETTPEDIEIKSEPDSSEEGDAEYMEKKRKYLSALNISERSNDAVKTNSKSNEIRTRSKTEEKANKVKAKDKDKDKEVNNVHQNNDDGEIKEKPHKEKKKSHNSRKSDASDIQVKSFAKLTTKERARKTFPTPNFIKIKKPGDVLTFTPDKRLQEKTNSTVAKSSTGTAIQTTSPSQPIVTLAKVPTSMAVTLTPSSSQPTKQPQQPMTTVSLPQLFVPPLEPIRTSVPSKTDGMRMVFLGPHSQDVVLIPSNQTITYANSSTPMFSLLPPPLTASNAAIQLPISTTTTFQLPKTSTEPTPVVTLQAKVPQKQNADADTATPPPSNILLTSLLEKRGASAPSSDVIGTEEEPNADPATASAQKDIANDMNALNCFMPEQVSRAVSDLLCRPPPKLKPRPPGALSCNFDEGLPSSAGRVTSKINSVAHKLGDYFRGLLIETIENLGADNSPEARITSLRMEIENLKHKHEIEMLEIRKNVSVITEDIQRGIAEERERLIAQTRAECELETIKRVAEAKSKQWCAVCLEEAQFYCCWNTSYCSFNCQDKHWPSHMTKCTQNSNSSQQKQASATTAAATTSSSQNRSPAQPIVLRPANPPPKHQSVGRIITSKPTKLYMNRVGTPSKTNFKQNGNHLTLVEASPGNFELRATNGVPISMSGKTIITTPTLLTKIKSGSVTLTTTNSSSPSQKSVLKESPNTDRAQVISDDEDSE; encoded by the exons ATGTCGGAGGAAGACGGCGTTGCACTTCCAGATCCGACTACATTGCCTGAGGAGGAACCAGAAGTGCAACAAGAACCTGCGCCAACGACTGAGGAACAAGAGGTAGAGCCTGAAGCGGTCGAGAACTATGTCGAAGAGGAAATAGATGAAGAAGAGgaagaggaggaggaggaggaggaggaggatgAGGAGGAAAACGTTCCAGAAACAGAGCCTGACCAACCGGTGGAGTCCCAGGAGAGACAACAAGAGACACAGGAGGATTCCAAATCGATTCCCGACACCACTTCCACAAATGACACGGAAAGCAACGCCGACATTAGCGACTTTAATCTGGATGATAACGCCGACAACTCGCGGAGGTCGAAACGTGAACTGAAAATGCTGCTGGCACTGTCCAAGGAGGCAAATCTCAACACCAACATATCGCACAAACGAAAAACGACCGAAAACACCAAATACAAGGACATATTCGATAGTCCGAAAAGCAAGAAGTCGTCGCGTGAAGGTTCGTATCCGGTGACGGCGGAAAGCGAGTTGGATGTGGGACCAACTACAGCAGAGACAGCCCCAGTGGTCACCCCAATGAAACGGAAAAGAGATAGTATCGGCGAGCCTTCTACAGGTGGCGCCACAGATGACGTTCCCAAAAAGAACAGGAAATCTCTCAGTGCAGGATTTATCatgtttaaa GAGAACAAGGACATATTCTGCTGGAGGTGTCACAAAGATGATGTCAACATTGCTTGTGAAACATGTCCCAGGTCATACCATCAGAAATGTCTTAAACAGACCATAACTGATACTGAGCACTGGCCCTGTCCAGAATGTGTGGCCATTCTCAAGGCAGAAAGCACTCAGACCAG TGATGATTGCAGGTCAGAAGCTATGCGAGGCATGGACCTGGAGCATCTGTGTAGCCTGCTGAAGTACGCTGCCAAAAGAATGATCCAATGTGGAGGG TCGGAACCCTTTTTGCACGCCGTCAATGAGAACGACTTCCCGGACTACAAGCGGTACATCATTCAGCCCATGGATCTGACCACGCTCGAAAAGAACATCCAGCAGAACATCTACGGCAGCACGCAGGCTTTCGAGGCGGATGCCAAATGGATCCTGCATAACTGCGTCATTTTTAATTCGT ATCAATCGAAACTGACGTCGGTTGCGAAAACAATCCTCAAGATATGCAAGCAGGAGATGGCAGAAATCGAGAACTGTCCCTCGTGCTATCTCAACGCGAACACAAAAAAAGACACGTGGTTTGTGGAGGCGTGTCCCAAACCGCATCTTTTACTCTGGGCCAAACTTAAAG GATTCCCTTATTGGCCGGCGAAATTGATGTGCTCAAATAATGCCGGATTGGTGGACGTTAGGTTTTTTGGTGCTCACGATAAAGCTTGGGTCTCGTATAAGGATTGCTATTTGTACTCGCTGAAGGACCCTAACAGCTACAAGCAGAAACGCTACGACATCGACCAGTGCACCAAG GAGTTGGACATCTACGTAAGTAACCTAAAAGCGGTGTTTGGTGAAGTGTCACTCGCGCCGTTCAAAACGCCATTGGACCCGGACGATGAGATGCGCCAGCTGCGCCAGCTGCTGCCCAACTACGACCCGGCGATCGATTACAAGGAGGTGATTCGGGGCATGCGCTCGGAAGGTCCGTACGTCGCGGACGTCAACATCTCAGCAGTCGGGTCGAACGAGCCACCGTCGGAACGGAGTGCCGGTGGCGACACCTCGATTGTGGGGTACGGCACGGACGATGAGAGCCGATCGGAGGAAGTGAGCAGGCACATGCGCCCCATGTTGATGGACGAGAGCGACGACGAGACTCCTACATCAGGCAACGTCGCCGCTCGTGACACAACAG aAAAATCACTTGTAATACGTAGAAGATCATCTGACGTTAGTGTCAAACGTTCGTCTAGCGACGATGACAAGCCAGGAACTCAACGACGTCGTAACAGTGagattgatataaaaataaaccggACATCTGAAGTATCCAAACAAAACATCGAGGCGGACGAAGAATCTCTGCCGCTTAGCCCCAAGAAGAAGCTTAAAATCACcgataaactaattaaacgtTTATCAGACGGTGACAAAGTGAATGACAAGGAGACTGACGATACCACAACAGCTGACGTAGGAACCGAAGAAGCGAAACAAGACTCGAACGAAACTGATGATACAAATACAGACGAGAAACCACCAGAAGACGACAAAATGAAGTACCCCAAAAATCCTAGAGTAGAATGGATGAAAATTGATGACGAAGACCGACCTACCAAGATCAAGATCAAACTAGCTGGTTTGACGGGCCTCGGTAGGAAATTATCAAAAGGGGAGAAACAATTAAGCCGAGAAGAAAAAGAGAAGCGCAGAAGCAAAAGCAGAGAACAATCCCCTTTAAAAGTACAACACGAACCTACCGAGGACCCGCCAAAAACTCCTAACTCAGAAGAAACAATTTCTTCACACGTCGAGAATGAAGAGACCGTTAATTCTAGTTCCATGGAAGTGAATAACGAAGCCGGTGAAACTGTAACCACGGAAGTTATCGAACCCCCTCCGTCAGTGAACTCATCGGAAGTGACCATCACCAGAAAACGCAAGGCGAGTGAAAGTCGGGAAGAGACTAAAGCGAAACCGATTAAGATTTTGTGCGTCGAAGATCTGCACAAACTGACGGACAAACCGAAAGAGAATTCGGATAAGGAGAATGCCGAAACGACACCCGAAGACATCGAAATCAAGAGCGAACCAGACAGTTCCGAGGAAGGAGATGCCGAGTATATGGAGAAGAAACGCAAGTATTTATCCGCTTTGAACATTTCGGAAAGGTCCAATGATGCGGTGAAGACAAACAGTAAGAGTAACGAAATCAGAACGAGATCCAAGACTGAAGAAAAGGCTAACAAGGTTAAAGCAAAAGACAAGGACAAAGACAAAGAAGTTAACAATGTCCATCAGAATAATGATGATGgtgaaattaaagaaaaaccaCATAAGGAAAAGAAAAAGTCACATAATTCaag AAAGAGCGACGCATCCGACATACAAGTAAAGTCTTTTGCCAAATTGACTACGAAGGAACGCGCTCGCAAGACGTTCCCCACTCCCaacttcatcaaaattaaaaagccCGGAGATGTCTTAACCTTCACCCCAGATAAACGACTCCAGGAAAAGACCAACAGCACGGTAGCGAAATCATCCACGGGAACTGCTATTCAAACGACATCCCCCAGTCAACCTATCGTCACCCTGGCGAAAGTGCCGACTTCGATGGCTGTCACCCTAACTCCGAGCTCATCGCAACCCACCAAGCAACCACAACAACCGATGACGACGGTGTCGCTGCCCCAACTATTCGTGCCGCCTCTCGAACCGATTCGTACGTCGGTGCCGTCCAAAACAGACGGCATGAGGATGGTTTTCCTCGGGCCGCATTCTCAAGACGTTGTTTTGATACCTTCCAATCAAACCATTACATACGCAAACTCCTCCACCCCCATGTTCTCACTG TTGCCTCCGCCACTAACGGCGTCGAACGCTGCCATTCAACTACCCATATCGACCACCACAACGTTCCAACTGCCCAAGACAAGCACCGAGCCGACTCCGGTCGTGACCCTGCAAGCGAAAGTGCCGCAAAAGCAGAACGCGGATGCGGACACTGCGACACCTCCGCCCAGCAACATCTTGCTGACCAGTTTGTTGGAGAAGCGCGGAGCCTCCGCACCGTCGTCGGACGTGATCGGCACCGAGGAGGAGCCGAACGCGGATCCTGCTACCGCTTCGGCGCAGAAGGACATCGCGAATGATATGAACGCGCTGAACTGTTTCATGCCGGAACAGGTATCGCGAGCGGTCAGCGATCTACTGTGCAGGCCTCCGCCAAAGCTGAAACCGCGACCGCCAGGCGCATTGAGTTGCAACTTCGACGAGGGCCTACCCAGTTCCGCCGGAAGGGTCACTTCCAAAATCAATTCTGTGGCTCACAAg tTGGGTGACTATTTCCGAGGTTTGCTCATTGAGACTATTGAAAATTTGGGCGCCGACAACAGCCCGGAGGCTAGGATTACGAGTCTGAGAATGGAAATAGAGAATTTGAAACACAAACACGAAATAGAAATGCTGGAAATCAGGAAAAACGTCTCGGTAATAACGGAGGACATCCAGCGAGGAATCGCCGAGGAACGGGAGAGACTCATCGCTCAGACCAGAGCGGAGTGCGAGTTGGAAACTATTAAGCGAGTAGCCGAAgcaaaatctaaacaatg GTGTGCGGTTTGTTTAGAGGAGGCccagttttattgttgttggaACACGAGTTATTGCTCGTTCAACTGTCAGGACAAACACTGgccgtcacacatgacaaagTGCACGCAGAACAGCAACAGCTCTCAACAGAAACAGGCGTCGGCAACAACAGCGGCGGCGACCACTTCATCGTCGCAAAACAGGTCGCCCGCCCAACCTATAGTATTGAGGCCGGCGAATCCGCCGCCTAAACATCAATCAGTCGGG CGCATTATTACAAGTAAACCAACAAAATTGTACATGAACCGAGTAGGGACGCCTTCAAAAACAAACTTTAAG CAAAACGGCAACCACTTAACGTTAGTGGAGGCGTCGCCGGGAAACTTCGAATTACGTGCAACAAATGGAGTGCCCATTTCGATGTCAGGCAAGACCATCATCACAACGCCAACGCTCCTGACGAAAATAAAGTCCGGCAGCGTCACGTTGACTACTACAAATTCGAGCAGTCCCTCTCAGAAGAGTGTTTTAAAAGAGAGTCCGAACACCGATCGGGCTCAGGTTATTTCTGATGATGAGGATTCCGAATAG